The Planktothrix sp. FACHB-1365 genome contains a region encoding:
- a CDS encoding HNH endonuclease has translation MASNRYPKNWKELALAVKEAANWQCQKCGLFCIKPGEPLSDAMKSRRRAYTLQVHHWNHNPADNRLENLVPLCTSCHLACHRRSRGNISPGQLSLNLKLS, from the coding sequence ATGGCTTCAAATCGTTATCCGAAAAATTGGAAGGAACTGGCATTGGCAGTTAAAGAAGCAGCGAATTGGCAATGTCAAAAATGTGGTTTATTCTGTATCAAGCCGGGAGAACCGTTATCAGATGCTATGAAATCCCGCCGCCGAGCTTATACACTGCAAGTTCATCACTGGAACCATAACCCGGCTGATAATCGTTTAGAAAATTTGGTTCCGTTATGTACAAGTTGCCATTTGGCGTGCCATCGTCGCAGTCGAGGAAATATTTCTCCTGGGCAGTTATCCCTTAACTTAAAATTATCCTAA
- a CDS encoding aspartyl protease, which translates to MEGRFGENDELIFEIELMTQNGEIISVDVMLDTGFTAGYLAIDQQDIIALGWQKLQSDIRMKTAQGVGRFDIYEGQVIIDSREFIVPVHVGKDLPEILIGVKWLKLMRLSVDYQLGILTLESIDMNQ; encoded by the coding sequence ATGGAGGGACGATTTGGAGAGAATGATGAGTTAATTTTTGAGATTGAGTTAATGACCCAAAATGGAGAAATTATATCAGTTGACGTGATGTTGGATACGGGTTTTACGGCAGGTTACTTGGCGATTGACCAGCAGGATATTATTGCATTAGGATGGCAAAAATTGCAATCGGATATTCGGATGAAAACGGCTCAAGGTGTGGGTCGGTTTGATATTTATGAAGGTCAGGTAATTATAGATAGCAGAGAATTTATTGTTCCCGTTCATGTGGGAAAAGATTTACCTGAAATTCTTATCGGTGTTAAGTGGTTGAAGTTGATGCGGTTAAGTGTAGATTATCAGCTAGGAATCTTAACTTTAGAGTCTATAGATATGAATCAGTGA